In a genomic window of Muntiacus reevesi chromosome 1, mMunRee1.1, whole genome shotgun sequence:
- the ADORA3 gene encoding adenosine receptor A3, whose protein sequence is MPVNSTAVLLANVTYITVEILIGLCAIVGNVLVIWVVKLNPSLQTTTFYFIVSLALADIAVGVLVMPLAIVISLGVTIHFYSCLLMTCLLLIFTHASIMSLLAIAVDRYLRVKLTVRYRRVTTQRRIWLALGLCWLVSFLVGLTPMFGWNMKLTSADKNLTFLPCKFRSVMRMDYMVYFSFFIWILIPLVVMCAIYFDIFYIIRKRLSQNFSGSRETGAFYGREFKTAKSLLLVLFLFALSWLPLSIINCIIYFNGEVPQTLLYLGILLSHANSMMNPIVYAYKIKKFKETYLLILKACVICQPSKSMDSSIEQTSE, encoded by the exons ATGCCTGTCAACAGCACTGCTGTGCTCTTGGCCAACGTTACCTATATCACTGTGGAGATTCTCATCGGGCTCTGCGCCATAGTGGGCAATGTGCTGGTCATCTGGGTGGTCAAACTGAACCCTAGCCTGCAGACCACCACCTTCTATTTCATTGTCTCCCTAGCCCTGGCTGACATTGCTGTTGGGGTGCTGGTTATGCCTTTGGCCATTGTCATCAGCCTGGGTGTCACAATCCACTTTTATAGCTGCCTTCTCATGACCTGCTTGCTGCTGATCTTCACCCATGCATCCATCATGTCCTTGCTAGCCATTGCTGTGGACCGATACCTGCGGGTCAAGCTCACAGTCAG ATACAGGAGAGTCACCACGCAAAGAAGAATATGGTTGGCTCTGGGTCTTTGCTGGCTGGTGTCATTCCTGGTGGGACTGACCCCCATGTTTGGCTGGAACATGAAACTGACCTCAGCGGACAAAAATCTCACCTTCCTACCCTGCAAATTCCGTTCGGTCATGAGGATGGACTACATGGtctacttcagtttcttcatttggatTCTCATTCCCCTGGTTGTCATGTGTGCCATCTACTTTGATATCTTCTACATCATCCGGAAGCGACTCAGTCAGAACTTCTCTGGCTCCAGAGAGACAGGTGCATTTTATGGGCGGGAGTTCAAGACCGCCAAGTCTCTGTTACTGGTTCTTTTCCTGTTTGCTTTGTCCTGGCTGCctttgtccatcatcaactgcatCATCTACTTTAATGGTGAAGTGCCACAAACTCTGCTCTATTTGGGCATCCTGCTTTCCCACGCTAACTCCATGATGAACCCTATCGTCTATGcttataaaataaagaagttcAAGGAAACCTATCTCTTGATCCTCAAAGCCTGTGTGATCTGCCAGCCCTCTAAGTCCATGGACTCAAGCATTGAGCAGACTTCTGAGTAG